Proteins encoded by one window of Crassostrea angulata isolate pt1a10 chromosome 9, ASM2561291v2, whole genome shotgun sequence:
- the LOC128162205 gene encoding uncharacterized protein LOC128162205 — MATRENSNDQKRKRKGALTDLPIKFQATTLDGIIPDIPGHENLPPLQLASYSAIPPNSLPKISFQQIYHHMILRRTVDGKEVHNYKGLDRAVKHFEAGDISQIVAAQIDDSVEYIRGFCLASMKKAKYKVYICIEDKQNLCFAYCECPIGLAQSCSHIGGLLFHLHHLHLNEVLKSDSATSKQCMWNVP; from the exons ATGGCTACCCGGGAGAATTCAAATGACCAAAAGAGGAAAAGAAAGGGTGCACTGACTGATTTGCCCATTAAGTTCCAGGCTACAACACTTGATGGTATTATTCCAGATATACCTGGTCATGAAAACCTTCCCCCATTGCAGTTAGCGTCTTATTCTGCCATCCCTCCCAATTCCCTGCCCAAGATCTCCTTTCAACAAATCTATCATCACATGATTTTAAGACGTACAGTTGATGGGAAAGAAGTTCATAACTACAAGGGCTTGGACAGGGCTGTGAAACATTTTGAGGCAGGAGATATTTCTCAAATTGTAGCTGCCCAA ATTGATGATTCTGTTGAATACATCAGAGGATTTTGTCTTGCTTCAATGAAAAAGGCAAAATACAAAGTGTATATTTGCATCGAGGACAAACAGAATTTGTGTTTTGCCTACTGTGAATGCCCAATTGG ATTAGCCCAATCTTGCAGCCATATTGGTGGCCTCCTCTTCCATTTGCACCATCTCCATTTAAATGAGGTTTTGAAATCAGACAGTGCAACGTCGAAACAATGTATGTGGAATGTGCCCTAA
- the LOC128163136 gene encoding cytochrome P450 20A1-like: MSALALKMALVSLFGSHAWSDEEILEIRHNYDIAWSELERRLVDFPEEGSPRIKAFENAHKRFHALVKRMVTNHRKLSKKSTEEGLFIDALLDSTEDEQVILSDACTYIVAGFHTTGNLLTWAVYFLATHEDVQDKVYKEIKKVLGGNDLEPSSLKDLVYLRQVIDESLRCAVIAPWAARYQDFDSELGGHKIPKNTPVIHALGVSLQNEKYFPLPNKFDPDRFSAENSKSRPSYSFQPFGFAGKRKCPADNFAYVEATITLVSILRKFKVKMVEGQVVTPTFGLVTHPTEEVWITLQKR, encoded by the exons ATGAGTGCACTTGCTCTTAAGATGGCTCTAGTCAGCTTGTTTGGAAGCCATGCATGGTCGGATGAGGAAATCTTAGAAATCAGGCACAACTATGACATT GCTTGGAGTGAATTGGAAAGGAGACTTGTTGATTTTCCCGAAGAAGGAAGCCCCAGGATCAAGGCGTTTGAAAATg CACATAAAAGGTTCCATGCACTTGTGAAAAGGATGGTAACGAATCATAGAAAGCTATCGAAGAAGAGCACAGAGGAGGGGTTGTTTATTGACGCGCTACTCGACAGTACGGAGGACGAGCAGGTTATTCTAAGCGACGCATGTACATATATTGTTGCAGGCTTCCACACCACAGGAAATT TGTTAACATGGGCTGTGTATTTCCTGGCCACACATGAAGATGTACAGGATAAAGTatacaaagaaattaaaaaagtactAGGTGGAAATGACTTGGAACCAAGCtcactaaaagatttagt GTATTTACGACAGGTGATAGACGAAAGTCTCAGGTGTGCTGTAATAGCTCCATGGGCAGCCAGGTATCAGGATTTCGACTCCGAACTTGGAggacataaaattcccaaaaat ACGCCTGTCATCCATGCTCTTGGTGTTAGTCTACAGAACGAGAAATACTTCCCCCTCCCGAACAA gtTTGACCCTGATCGATTCAGTGCAGAAAATTCCAAATCGAGACCATCCTACTCTTTCCAGCCCTTTGGATTTGCTGGCAAGAGAAAGTGCCCTGCCGACAACTTTGCCTATGTTGAAGCCACAATAACACTGGTTTCTATTCttagaaagttcaaggtcaaaaTGGTGGAAGGTCAAGTTGTGACTCCAACCTTTGGCCTCGTGACTCACCCAACTGAAGAAGTTTGGATCACGTTGcagaaaagataa
- the LOC128162662 gene encoding uncharacterized protein LOC128162662, which yields MMERKHISEHLLTCVTEDGYCGYVNSLAETSAKKLCIGESILTQPENNGTFATGSIEDKYFPGLFKTLTEVLRFTGDYLNGGRNEIIFLDKKKKSVVKPDSEYHISSNVSRFGINKIVKIRRNQNTDAIKDGFLNCFDRNATTIAEKHIAISTFIKVKITGGNKCDYVIEMDIETLIIFSKNLNNSKETTNTFKNNYKDMIYVRTGPFTILIENQSDQRFTVKELSGLELNRNCFKTKTLNFLPSWQYFLALKYVDPNHYSTTLTKMFLNYICKLLRYLSSIETCVSILENPNEITDKRVYTQIPRGFKEDPSEEYCEGYILSQPESDGTLATRCFEFKYFADCVKNSTKNVLIKFLIEVLKFSCGCLNKRRNGTIYFGIADNRIKKSYYENYKHGEIVGFPLDNNGLNSKKVYTDALREAILICFDDKSAAFAAKCIRDPKFVKVKIAGGNKCRYVMEVDVEPSFMFCTNLYFTVNPHKLKKSSFIDNINIVKLGNKFLNTVKDFLFLRKGSSTEHIENKSKQHFIRKTLLDLVVSRICFEINEPNFTCSKMFYHALQKIQRYYHTDSENCAFKIIRDILYYIVVPLKDHNGNATLVSAQDIPCSIEHNQNLRSFKENPDTRRYSKGCILIERKTNETIATRLMEFKNFVDCFENQEKNFLDIFVKDVLEFVDSCLNNRRFGTIYFGVEEIPFKNRNSKYKIVKISGVNIEENNSNSRFVYTDALRNAISKNYTRHKADIVEECVSNPLFVKVKIPGKNQFSHVIEIDIDPLSIFCKRLLFTNKENKRKKKHWQVVHEGSAIKESENYVELPSINEELTKLVKNRNSFEMKTIRRKIIDSKRKSKNN from the coding sequence ATGATGGAAAGGAAGCACATATCGGAACATTTATTGACTTGTGTCACAGAAGATGGATATTGTGGATACGTCAACTCCTTAGCGGAAACCTCTgctaaaaaattatgtattggAGAATCTATATTAACTCAACCGGAGAATAATGGGACATTTGCCACCGGGTCCATAGAGGATAAATACTTTCCCGGACTATTTAAAACACTGACAGAAGTATTAAGATTTACCGGTGATTATCTCAATGGAGGaagaaatgaaatcattttcttAGATAAAAAGAAGAAATCAGTTGTAAAACCTGACAGTGAATATCATATATCTAGTAACGTCTCTAGGTttggaataaataaaattgttaaaattagaAGAAATCAAAATACTGATGCAATCAAAGatggatttttaaattgttttgaccGCAATGCAACGACTATTGCTGAAAAACACATTGCaatttcaacatttattaaGGTGAAGATTACAGGAggaaataaatgtgactatgTGATTGAGATGGATATTGAAACTTTAATCATATTTAGCAAAAATCTTAACAATTCTAAGGAAACCACaaacacatttaaaaacaattataaggATATGATTTATGTGCGCACTGGCCCTTTTACGATACTCATTGAAAATCAAAGCGATCAACGTTTTACCGTAAAAGAATTATCTGGTCTTGAGTTAAACCGAAATTGCTTTAAAACGAAAACATTAAACTTTTTACCTTCATGGCAATATTTTTTAGCTCTAAAATATGTTGACCCAAAtcattattcaacaacattgacaaaaatgtttttaaactatATTTGTAAGCTGTTAAGATATCTCAGTAGCATTGAAACGTGTGTATCCATACTAGAAAATCCAAATGAGATAACAGACAAAAGAGTTTACACCCAAATTCCAAGAGGTTTTAAAGAAGACCCTAGTGAAGAGTATTGTGAAGGATATATTCTTTCTCAACCAGAAAGTGACGGAACACTTGCTACAAGgtgttttgaatttaaatattttgccgATTGTGTAAAGAATTCAACTAAAAATGTACTTATTAAATTTCTGAtagaagttttaaaattttcctgtGGTTGTCTTAATAAGAGAAGAAATGGAACCATTTACTTTGGTATAGCAGacaacagaataaaaaaaagctACTATGAAAATTATAAGCATGGCGAAATTGTTGGCTTTCCATTAGATAATAATGGTTTAAATAGCAAAAAAGTGTATACTGATGCACTAAGAGAAgcaattttaatatgttttgatGATAAATCAGCTGCTTTTGCTGCAAAATGCATCAGGGATCCAAAATTTGTTAAAGTGAAGATTGCAGGGGGAAATAAATGTCGCTATGTGATGGAGGTGGATGTTGAACCTTCATTTATGTTCTGCACAAATCTTTATTTTACTGTCAATCcgcataaattaaaaaagtctTCTTTTATTGATAACATCAATATTGTGAAACTTGGAAACAAATTCTTAAATACAGTTaaggattttctttttttgcgtAAAGGTTCCTCGACAGAacacattgaaaataaaagcaaacaaCATTTCATAAGAAAAACATTATTGGATCTTGTCGTTAGCAGAATTtgctttgaaataaatgaaccTAACTTTACCTGTTCGAAAATGTTTTATCATGCAttacaaaaaattcaaagatattATCATACTGACTCTGAAAATTGTGCATTCAAGATAATAAGagatatattatattatattgttgtGCCACTGAAGGATCACAATGGCAATGCTACGCTTGTATCTGCACAAGACATTCCTTGTTCAATTGAACATAATCAAAATCTAAGAAGTTTTAAGGAAAACCCAGACACTAGAAGATATAGCAAAGGATGTATACTTATTGAACGAAAAACTAATGAAACAATTGCCACCAGGTTAATGGAGTTTAAGAATTTTgtcgattgttttgaaaaccAGGAGAAAAATTTCCttgatatatttgtaaaagatGTTTTAGAATTTGTTGACAGTTGTCTAAATAATAGAAGATTTGGAACCATTTACTTTGGTGTAGAGGAAATTCCCTTTAAAAATCGAAACAGTAAATACAAGATTGTTAAAATTTCTGGGGTtaatattgaagaaaataattcaaatagcAGATTTGTATACACTGATGCACTAAGAAACgcaatttctaaaaattatacTAGGCATAAAGCTGATATTGTTGAAGAATGTGTATCAAATCCTTTATTTGTGAAAGTAAAGATACcaggaaaaaatcaattttctcatGTGATTGAGATAGATATTGATCCGTTATCTATTTTTTGCAAAAGGCTTTTGTTTACGAATAAGGAAAATAAAAGGAAGAAAAAGCATTGGCAAGTTGTACACGAGGGCTCCGCAATAAAAGAAAGTGAAAATTATGTAGAATTACCATCTATTAACGAAGAATTAACAAAACTTGTAAAGAATAGGAATagctttgaaatgaaaacaatccgtcgtaaaataatagattcaaaaagaaaaagtaaaaataactaA